A genome region from Clostridium sp. JN-9 includes the following:
- the rfbC gene encoding dTDP-4-dehydrorhamnose 3,5-epimerase, which yields MGKFIFSNTEIQGVYIIETGIFGDNRGYFMETYNQKEFKAAGLGMNFVQDNQSKSKKGVLRGLHFQKNHPQGKLVRVVRGEVFDVAVDLRKNSSTYGKWVGVALTEENKKQFYIPEGFAHGFLVLSDEAEFCYKCTDFYHPEDEGGIMWNDPEVGIKWPLEGIDNILLSEKDKAHKSLKETAISF from the coding sequence ATGGGAAAATTTATTTTTTCAAATACTGAAATACAAGGTGTATACATAATTGAAACAGGAATATTCGGAGATAACAGGGGATATTTCATGGAAACATATAATCAGAAAGAATTCAAAGCAGCTGGACTTGGAATGAATTTTGTGCAGGATAACCAGTCAAAGTCAAAAAAAGGAGTACTCAGAGGACTTCATTTTCAGAAAAACCATCCTCAGGGCAAATTAGTTAGAGTTGTACGTGGAGAAGTTTTTGATGTGGCTGTAGACCTTAGAAAGAATTCAAGCACCTATGGAAAATGGGTAGGGGTAGCACTAACAGAGGAAAATAAAAAACAGTTTTATATTCCTGAAGGATTTGCACATGGGTTCCTTGTTTTGTCAGATGAAGCAGAATTTTGTTACAAATGCACTGATTTCTATCATCCGGAAGATGAAGGAGGAATTATGTGGAATGACCCTGAAGTTGGAATAAAGTGGCCTCTTGAGGGTATAGACAATATTCTGCTGTCTGAAAAGGATAAGGCTCATAAAAGCTTAAAAGAAACAGCAATAAGCTTTTAG